The sequence TTGGCGATTATTTCAAGGTCGACGCCATCGACTTCGCGTGGACTCTTGTCACCAAGAATCTTGATTTGTCTAAGAAGAACCTGCTCGTCACCGTTTATCACGATGATGACGAGGCCGCGAACCTGTGGAAGAAGATTGCCGGCTTCTCGGATGATAAGATTATCCGCATTCCGACCTCTGCCAACTTTTGGCGCATGGGCGACGTGGGGCCTTGCGGCCCGTGCTCCGAGATTTTCATCGATCAGGGCGATAAGCTGCAAGGCGGCCCCCCTGGATCGCCCGATGAGGACGGCGACCGTTTCCTAGAGTTTTGGAACCTTGTGTTCATGCAGTTTGAGGAAACGGCGGATGGCAAGCGCACATCGCTGCCCAAGCCTTCTATCGATACGGGGATGGGGCTAGAGCGCATTGCGGGCATCTTGCAAGGCGTCACGTCGAATTATGATATCGATTTGTTCAAGGCGCTGATTGGCACGACCGCCGATCTGGTCAAGGTGGATTCCGAAGGGCCGCAAAAGGCAAGCTTCCGCGTGATCGCGGATCATCTTCGCGCCACATCGTTTTTGATCGCGGATGGCGTGTTGCCCAGCAATGAAGGGCGCGGCTATGTTCTGCGCCGTATCATGCGACGCGGTATGCGCCACGCGCATTTGCTGGGCGCGAAGGAGCCGCTGATCTATCGCTTGGTTCCCGAACTCGTCAAGCAAATGGGCGTCGCGTATCCTGAGTTGGTGCGTGCGGAATCCATGATTACCGAAACGCTAAAGCTGGAAGAAACGCGCTTTAAGAATACATTGGATCGCGGCCTTAAACTGTTAGATGAAGAATCCGCGCCGCTGGGCAAGGGTGACGCGCTACCGGGTGCGGTAGCGTTCAAGCTGTATGACACGTTCGGCTTTCCCTTGGACTTGACGCAGGATGTCTTGCGCGGGCGGGGCCAAAGCGTCGATACGGCTGGCTTTGATGCCGCGATGGCTAAGCAAAAGGCCGAGGCTCGTAAAAGCTGGACAGGGTCGGGCGATGCGAGTGTGTCCAAGATTTGGTTTGAGCTGGCTGACGAGCTGGGCGGCACAGATTTTCTGGGCTACAGCACCGAAGCAGCGGAAGGCCAGATCACGGCCATCGTGCGCGGCGGCGCGCGCACGGCGGACGCGCCAGCGGGTAGCGACGTGCAGATCATCGTCAACCAAACGCCGTTTTATGGCGAGTCCGGCGGACAGGTCGGCGACACGGGCGTGATCAAAACGTCTTCGGGCGCGGTTGTTCGCGTGACGGACACGCGCAAGGAATCCGGTAATCTGTTTGTGCATTACGGGCGCGTTGAAAGCGGCAACCTTAAAAAGGGCGATGAGGTTTCTCTTATTGTGGATACTGAGCGCCGCGCTGCGATCTGCGCCAACCATTCGGCCACGCACTTGCTGCATGAAGCCTTGCGCCGCAAGCTTGGCACGCACGTCGCGCAAAAAGGCTCACTCGTGACGTCGGATCGTTTGCGCTTTGATATCAGCCAGCCTACGCCTATCGGCGCGGTGGCGCTGACCGAGGTTGAGGCGGAGGTCAACGCCGTGATCCGCGCCAACGGCGCGGTTGGCACGCGCCTCATGTCGCCCAAGGAAGCGATGGAGCAGGGCGCGATGGCACTCTTTGGCGAAAAATACGGTGATGAAGTGCGCGTTGTGTCTATGTCTCTTGGTGAGGGCGCGAATGCACCTTTTTCGGTTGAGCTATGCGGCGGTACGCATGTGCGCCGGACGGGCGATATTGGGTTGATAAAAATCCTGTCCGAGAGCGCCGTATCGGCGGGTGTTCGCCGGATCGAGGCCGTGACGGGCGCGGGCGCGTTGGCCTATTTCGCGGAACAAGAAAAACAATTGCAAGGCGTCGCCGATGCGCTGAAGGCATCGCCCGCCGATGCGCCGTCACGCGTTCATCAGTTGGTCGAAGACCGTAAGAAGCTGGAGCGCGAGGTTGCCGATCTGCGCCGCGCGGTCGCGATGGGCGGCGGCGGTTCTGCCTCATCGGCAAGCGCGGATGCGCCACGCCAAGTCGGCGGCGTGAACTTTATAAGCCGCGTGATGC comes from Bdellovibrionales bacterium and encodes:
- the alaS gene encoding alanine--tRNA ligase: MKTLADIRSTFLKFYEAQGHTVVDSSPLVPRNDPTLMFTNAGMVQFKNVFTGAEARPYSRATTAQKCVRAGGKHNDLENVGYTARHHTFFEMLGNFSFGDYFKVDAIDFAWTLVTKNLDLSKKNLLVTVYHDDDEAANLWKKIAGFSDDKIIRIPTSANFWRMGDVGPCGPCSEIFIDQGDKLQGGPPGSPDEDGDRFLEFWNLVFMQFEETADGKRTSLPKPSIDTGMGLERIAGILQGVTSNYDIDLFKALIGTTADLVKVDSEGPQKASFRVIADHLRATSFLIADGVLPSNEGRGYVLRRIMRRGMRHAHLLGAKEPLIYRLVPELVKQMGVAYPELVRAESMITETLKLEETRFKNTLDRGLKLLDEESAPLGKGDALPGAVAFKLYDTFGFPLDLTQDVLRGRGQSVDTAGFDAAMAKQKAEARKSWTGSGDASVSKIWFELADELGGTDFLGYSTEAAEGQITAIVRGGARTADAPAGSDVQIIVNQTPFYGESGGQVGDTGVIKTSSGAVVRVTDTRKESGNLFVHYGRVESGNLKKGDEVSLIVDTERRAAICANHSATHLLHEALRRKLGTHVAQKGSLVTSDRLRFDISQPTPIGAVALTEVEAEVNAVIRANGAVGTRLMSPKEAMEQGAMALFGEKYGDEVRVVSMSLGEGANAPFSVELCGGTHVRRTGDIGLIKILSESAVSAGVRRIEAVTGAGALAYFAEQEKQLQGVADALKASPADAPSRVHQLVEDRKKLEREVADLRRAVAMGGGGSASSASADAPRQVGGVNFISRVMQDMPAKDLKPMADAFKAQVKSGVVALASSFEGKVSLVVAVTDDLTSKISAVDLVKVGAEALGGKGGGGRPDMAQAGGVDASAMPAAINAIEKALLG